AGGTCTGACCGTTTCGTAGTGAAGCCTATATATCAGTCCATCAGCCCGTTCTCGGAGCATCGAGCGACCGTGATCGATGATCAAGGTTTTAAGATGATTAACGAACAAGGGGAAGTGCTGACACGACGAGGATTTCCGTATATAGCAGGGCTTCGAGAAGGAAGGGCGGTTTATTATGTAACTGATAATGGCAGTGGAGATGGAGCGAACAGCCGATACGGCTACCTCGATTCCGCGGGCCAAGAGGTGATCCCGGCGCAATATGAGGAAGCGAATGATTTTGTCAATGGCAAAGCTGTTGTGAAAATAAAAGACAATCTTTACGCGCTCATTGATCTCTATGGACGCCGATTGGCCAATTATCCGTTCGCCTACGTCGGACCGCCTGGCGATGGCTTGCTGGCCTTTCAGAAGGATAGCACTGGCAAATACGGATATATCGATGAGCAGGGGAACATCGTCATTCCGCCGACCTATACTTCGGCATTTCCTTTTCATCATGACAGAGCGATCGTTAACAAGGCAGAAGATTACAAGTCGAAGTATGGCGTCATTAATAAGCAGGGCGAGTGGGTAATCCAGCCGGAATATAACGATATCCGGGACTTGAATGAAGACCGGTTTGCGCTTGGGCGTGCGATTAATCCTGAACAGCCTTATATTGGTTCGATGTATGCCATTGCAGATTGGGATGGAAAGAGGTTATCTGATTTTGTATATCGGGAAGTTTCTGATTACAAGCGAGGATTGGCCTCGGTTTATGATGCGAAGCAGACGTATTTTATTGACCGAACCGGCAGAGCGGCGCCGGGGTATCCTCGAGTGAACGGCAGCGGTTCGCTCACGCTGGAACCAGGCGGACTAATTAAAGCCCTGGTCGATCAGCGTCTATCTTACCTGGACCGGTCGGGTCACCTCATATGGAAGCAGAACACGGTGATTCCGCTGCAACCACCTTATAAGGTAATGGAAGAAAAGTATAAACCTAATCCGGACTACTTAGTCTATTATCCACAGATCGATGGAATGCGGGATCAAGCAGCTCAGCACACGCTGAATACGAAGCTTAAAGAAATGTCACAGGTGAAATTCATTCCTCCGAATCAACAGCTTGATTATACGTATACAGGCGATTTTGACGTCATTTTCTACAAGCAGAAACTGCTTGAACTGGAGTTGAACGGTTATAACTATCCCTCTGGTGCCGCACACGGCATGCCAACGAAAGTTTACGCCGTGATCAATCTTGAGAACGGCAGGATGTATGAATTGAAGGACTTGTTTAAGCCGGGCAGCGATTATGTGAAGGAGCTCAGCCGCATTGTTGGTAAGCAGATTCAAGAGGATCCGCAGTATTCGTATGTATTCCCGGATAGCTATAAGGGAATCGCAGCAAACCAGCCCTTCTATGTAACCGGGGACGCATTACATCTGGTGTTTGCACCGTATGAGATCGCCCCTTACGCAGCGGGTTTTCCGACGTTCACAATTCCTTTTGCCCAGATCAAGGGCATGATTGATACCGAAGGTGAGTTCTGGAAGGCGTTTCATCCCTAACCTTTCATCCTCGGGAATAGAAGCCGTGCATAGTCTTTCCATATGACCAAACAAGGTTTAAAATAGATGGAAAACTCCCCTTACATACACAGCTGAGATTAGGAGGTTTGGTTATGGCAGATGGTATT
Above is a window of Paenibacillus sp. FSL K6-1330 DNA encoding:
- a CDS encoding WG repeat-containing protein; translated protein: MSVNDQQLAQIAMAYLPHGAELVRIDKPAEHPAVIAVDITGDHIPEIVGVSRLNHDLYLFVLLYRNGGYEVVANVLGQGYGVTSLTAAPVLNPGMNQLIVGWRLGFIWSKLSIYAWTPEGLQDIAPADIYYSYIDIADMPGASGPDGQAEIALWIHDTGEAYRVEVVRWSQGALVTAPDVYPYYFPVVVRYYESLTQEHPDYSYYWYYLADAQYRAGMPEAALVSVRKALTFAEPYPARETLLDLERRIKEMLASRGQPQQHAGLFPASVKTTDGTKWGYIDRSGSMVIEPKYDDAQDFQDNGLAIVSVNSKYGLIDRSDRFVVKPIYQSISPFSEHRATVIDDQGFKMINEQGEVLTRRGFPYIAGLREGRAVYYVTDNGSGDGANSRYGYLDSAGQEVIPAQYEEANDFVNGKAVVKIKDNLYALIDLYGRRLANYPFAYVGPPGDGLLAFQKDSTGKYGYIDEQGNIVIPPTYTSAFPFHHDRAIVNKAEDYKSKYGVINKQGEWVIQPEYNDIRDLNEDRFALGRAINPEQPYIGSMYAIADWDGKRLSDFVYREVSDYKRGLASVYDAKQTYFIDRTGRAAPGYPRVNGSGSLTLEPGGLIKALVDQRLSYLDRSGHLIWKQNTVIPLQPPYKVMEEKYKPNPDYLVYYPQIDGMRDQAAQHTLNTKLKEMSQVKFIPPNQQLDYTYTGDFDVIFYKQKLLELELNGYNYPSGAAHGMPTKVYAVINLENGRMYELKDLFKPGSDYVKELSRIVGKQIQEDPQYSYVFPDSYKGIAANQPFYVTGDALHLVFAPYEIAPYAAGFPTFTIPFAQIKGMIDTEGEFWKAFHP